CGGGCCACGGTGCTCAGAGATCGCCGCCGGTCGATGGCGCGGGTCCGGGCAATCGTCACCACCCACGTCTCCAGACCGCCGCGTCGGGAGTCGTACTGACGGGCGCGGCGCCAGACCTCCAGGAAGGTCTCCTGGAGCACCTCCTCCGCGTCGGCCCGTGAGCCCAGGATGCGCAGCACCACGGACCATGCGCGTCCCGAACAGCGCGTGTAGAGCACGCGCATCATCTCGCTGTTGCCTAAGGCAACCTGCTGGAGAAGCGCCTGGTCGGCCGCCGTCTCGCTCGCTTGCATAGCAGGGGAATCGGAAAGCACCGTCTGACTCCCGGATACCGCAACCTCGGGTGGCATCTCACATTTTTGCTGACAGATGCCGTTCCTGGATCCCCCTGGGCACTGCCCCCAGGGCGCCCTCGAACGTTCACTTTTCACCAACTCCGCGTGCGGAGCCGTTCAACATCAACGTCCCTCGCATTGTGAAGCCCTGAAGAAGGGGAACCCAGCCCTATAAGCCCCGGCTGTCCTTATATGAACTCACGAATCGGAAGTGTGGTCATCGAGAGCGTCCGCCCAGAGTTGGATGGCGGCCGGTTTGCCGTGAAACGCGTCGAGGGGGACACATTCACCGTCGAGGCAGACCTGTTCAAGGAAGGACATGACGTCCTCGTCGCCATCGTCCGTTGGCGGCAAATTCTCCCCACCTCGCAAGAAACGTCCTGGAGCGAAGTGCCCATGCGCTCGCGAGGGAACGACTTGTGGACCGCCGAGTTCCCGCTCGCGCGCAATGGCCGCTACCAGTACACCGTGGAAGCATGGCCGGACCTGGTCGCCACCTGGGCTTCCGAACTCAAGCGCAAGGTGGATGCTGGGCGTGAGGTGCGCAGCGAGCTGCTGGAAGGCGCGGCGCTGCTGGAGGGCGCCGCCGGCCGGGCCCAGGCCGCGGGCTTCGCCGAGGACCACCGCTTGCTCACCGAGTCCTCCCGGAAGCTGAAGCAGCCCCCCTCGCCGGAGCACATCGCGGTCGCGCTGGCGCCCGAGTTGGCGCTGGCGGCGGCACGCCACGCGGATCGCTCGCTGGCCACCCGCTATGACCGGGTCCTGGAGGTCTTCGCGGACCGGGAGCGGGCGCGGACAGGGGCCTGGTACGAGTTCTTCCCGCGCTCGGCCCTGCGCGATGGCCGCACGCACGGCACCTTCAA
This genomic window from Stigmatella ashevillena contains:
- a CDS encoding sigma-70 family RNA polymerase sigma factor, translated to MPPEVAVSGSQTVLSDSPAMQASETAADQALLQQVALGNSEMMRVLYTRCSGRAWSVVLRILGSRADAEEVLQETFLEVWRRARQYDSRRGGLETWVVTIARTRAIDRRRSLSTVARVIADVASHPPLVNPVAPAPSEVTEQWQDRKRVAAALRELPREQRTMVEMAYFEGLSQREISERTGEPLGTVKTRVRLALEKLSGLLEEPLWGD